ACCCTGGGGAGTCAGCACCATCATCAGCATCACCTTGTTCCTGGGAGGCATGCAGTTGCTTTGCATGGCCGTACTGGGGGAATACATCGCAAAGATTTTCGAGGAAGCGAAGGGGCGCCCGCTTTACATCCGCCATTCGCTTACGCATGCGGGCGTGGAATACCAGGGTCGTCAGCGCATCGGAGATTTCTTGGCCAACCGCCGCAACGGCGTCTGAGCTCCGCCCCAAGCCGAATTCGCTACGAGGGCCAGGCCCTCCCAGTCGGAAATCCTCACAACCAAAAATGGTGTACGATTTCGCGCTGCTTCACCAGGTAGCCATGGCGCTCGTAAAGAGCGCAGGCCGCAAGGTTCGCGCCTTGGGTGACGACGCTGGCGCGCGCGCAGCCCCGCGCGCGGAACCATTCCCCTGACGCGCGCATCAGCTCGGAGCCCAGGCCCCGGCCTTCCATGCCTGGCGCCACCGCGATGAGCCCGATGGAGCCTTCCCCGTCCCGGGCCGTAAGGGTAACGACGCTGACCGGATCCGCCACGCCGGGCAAAACCAATACGGCATCGGCGCGTTCTCCGGTCAGGGACTTGCGCATCCATTCGCGATACAGGGCGCGAAAGCCCTCGGCCGGGAAATGGGGATCGGTTTTGAATCGGGAATATTTCCCGGCGTGTATCGCCAGGTCCTCCAGGACCCGATCCCAACCCCGCCCCGTCGCATCCACCGCGCGCCCCGGAGCAGCCGAACCGATGGAAACGGCAGGGGTGGATGCCGCCGGCAGCGGATCCGCTAGGTACCTGACGCGCTCATCGACCCGCATCCCGCCCAGGGCAGAGGCCGCCGCCAAGCCTTCCTTATCCTCCGGAAGCGTATTCCAGTATGCGAGGCGGACGCCGCCGGATCGCAATGACTCCACGGCTTTCCCCAATGCCCCGGCGGGCAAGCCCGGGCGTAAGCGCGCGGTCGGGAAGCCGAAGCAGGCGGTGTCCCAGGGAAGCGCTTCCCAGTCCGGGAGCGGAGTCGCGGCCGTCATCCTTCAGGCCTTGGCAACCAGAACGACCGCGTCCGAAGGGATGCGGAGGGTATCGCGGAGGACGTGGACTTCCAGGTCCGGGAAAATCCCGCGCCCAAGGCCGGCATACCCTTCGGGCGTGCGGACGTTGCGGCCGCGATCACGGGAGACTACGTAACGGGCGAGTTTCCCTTGGCCGGCCACGAAGGCGGGATCGATGGTGGCCAAACGCCCGCCCGGCTTGAGCGACTGCCGGGCGCAATCGAAGACGCGCGCGGCTTCGGCGTCGTCCAAGTGGTGAAGCACTCCGAAGGCGATGGCGAAATCGAACTTCCCTTCGCCTTCGAGGCCTTGCGCCGCCCCATGCGCATCGACCCTGGCGCAGGTAAACCGGCCGCGCTCCCCATAACGCGCGCGCGCGGCTGCGATGTAATCCTCGCTGAAATCGAATCCCAGGTAACCGCAACCGTCGGGGAGGTAGGAGAGCATGTTCCCGGTACCGCAGCCGATGTCCAGGACGCGGGCGCCGGGGGAAGGGCGCAGGAACTCGTTTACGAAACGGCGACGGAGGGCGACGCCGCCGACCAGGTCTTGGAAGAAATCGTAGAACCAGGGCCAGGTCAGCAGCCGGCGGAGTCCGGTATCGTTCTGGGCCATGCCGGAATTGTACCGCCTTGGCGGATGGGGCTCAACCTCGATCGGGTTGTGGCCTTTAAACCGTGGTGAGCCAGCCGAACTTGTCGGCAGCTTCACCGTATTGGATCGCCTGCAAGGCCTTATAAAGCCGGGTCAGGGTCTCCCCCGCCTTGCCTTTTTCGCCGAAGGTGAACTTCTTATCGCGGTATTGGATCGAATACACGGGAGTGATCACCGCGGCCGTGCCGCAGGCGCCCACTTCCTTGAATTGTTCCAGCCCCGACAAGCGGATGGGTCCGCGCACCACCCGGAGACCCATGTCTTTCGCCAGCATCTGCAACGACTCGTTGGTGATGCTTTCCAGGATGGACGGCGATTCCGGGGTCTTGAATTGCCCGTCCGGGGTGATGCCGATGAAGTTGGAGGTCCCGAACTCGTCCACGTACAGGTTCTCGCGGGGATCGGCGAAAAGCACGATGGGATATCCCATCTTCTTGGCCACGATGCCGGGCTTGAGGCTGGCCGCGTAATTGCCGGCGCATTTGGCCCGACCGGTCCCTTTGGGGGCGGCGCGATCGTAATCCTCCGTCACCAGCGCTTCCACGGGTGCGAAGCCATCCTTATAATAAGGGCCCACCGGCGTCACCAG
The Fibrobacterota bacterium genome window above contains:
- a CDS encoding GNAT family N-acetyltransferase — encoded protein: MTAATPLPDWEALPWDTACFGFPTARLRPGLPAGALGKAVESLRSGGVRLAYWNTLPEDKEGLAAASALGGMRVDERVRYLADPLPAASTPAVSIGSAAPGRAVDATGRGWDRVLEDLAIHAGKYSRFKTDPHFPAEGFRALYREWMRKSLTGERADAVLVLPGVADPVSVVTLTARDGEGSIGLIAVAPGMEGRGLGSELMRASGEWFRARGCARASVVTQGANLAACALYERHGYLVKQREIVHHFWL
- a CDS encoding class I SAM-dependent methyltransferase — encoded protein: MAQNDTGLRRLLTWPWFYDFFQDLVGGVALRRRFVNEFLRPSPGARVLDIGCGTGNMLSYLPDGCGYLGFDFSEDYIAAARARYGERGRFTCARVDAHGAAQGLEGEGKFDFAIAFGVLHHLDDAEAARVFDCARQSLKPGGRLATIDPAFVAGQGKLARYVVSRDRGRNVRTPEGYAGLGRGIFPDLEVHVLRDTLRIPSDAVVLVAKA
- a CDS encoding branched-chain amino acid aminotransferase, which produces MPSLDWKNLGFAYLPTNGHAQADFKDGKWGPLEFKREPYLPMHVAANCLHYGQAVFEGLKAFTTQAGKAVMFRPERNAERMHASADRLCMEAPSTELFIEACRMAVDRNRDFLPPHGTGASMYLRPLLIGTEPTVGIKPSSTFSFIVLVTPVGPYYKDGFAPVEALVTEDYDRAAPKGTGRAKCAGNYAASLKPGIVAKKMGYPIVLFADPRENLYVDEFGTSNFIGITPDGQFKTPESPSILESITNESLQMLAKDMGLRVVRGPIRLSGLEQFKEVGACGTAAVITPVYSIQYRDKKFTFGEKGKAGETLTRLYKALQAIQYGEAADKFGWLTTV